Proteins from one Thermodesulfobacteriota bacterium genomic window:
- a CDS encoding ADP-ribosylglycohydrolase family protein: MIGAIAGDIIGSVYEVHPIKSTSFPLFSPHSRFTDDTVLTVAVAFSILNNVNYATSIKNFGLKYPYAGYGGSFYRWLHSADSKPYHSWGNGSAMRVSPVGFAFHSIEDVLAEAKKSAEVTHNHPEGIKGAQATALAIFLARQGKPKAEIRREISEHFNYDLNRTIDEIRPGYHFDVSCQGSVPEAMIAFFDSTDYEDTIRKGISLGGDSDTIACIAGGIAQAFYTEIPSEIISNAKKRLPEEFLTIIDQFNLKIINFD, translated from the coding sequence ATGATAGGCGCTATAGCGGGTGATATCATTGGTTCTGTTTACGAGGTCCATCCCATAAAAAGCACCTCCTTTCCACTGTTCAGCCCCCATTCGAGATTTACCGACGATACCGTCCTGACCGTTGCAGTGGCCTTTTCGATTTTAAATAATGTCAATTATGCAACTTCTATAAAAAATTTTGGATTAAAATATCCATATGCGGGTTATGGAGGATCATTTTACCGCTGGCTGCATTCTGCTGACAGCAAACCCTATCACAGCTGGGGAAACGGTTCTGCCATGCGGGTGAGCCCGGTCGGTTTTGCATTCCATTCAATTGAAGATGTGCTGGCTGAAGCAAAAAAAAGTGCTGAAGTGACACACAATCACCCTGAAGGCATCAAGGGTGCCCAGGCAACGGCACTGGCCATTTTTTTAGCCCGCCAAGGAAAACCCAAGGCCGAAATTCGCCGGGAAATCAGCGAGCACTTTAACTATGATTTAAATCGCACCATTGATGAAATCAGGCCGGGTTATCATTTTGATGTGTCCTGTCAGGGCTCGGTGCCCGAAGCGATGATTGCTTTTTTCGACTCAACAGATTATGAAGACACGATTCGAAAAGGGATATCATTAGGAGGGGACAGCGATACCATCGCATGCATTGCCGGAGGAATTGCCCAGGCTTTCTATACAGAGATACCATCTGAGATTATTTCAAATGCAAAGAAGAGACTGCCGGAAGAGTTTTTGACAATTATTGATCAATTTAATCTAAAAATTATCAATTTTGACTAA
- a CDS encoding cupin domain-containing protein, with translation MNDVINIFENIPDDIPQELFHEIVKSNSLKVERIVSRGHSSPINQWYDQEENEWVILLKGSAGLLFEGDDKAIVLTPGDYILIPSHTKHRVEWTDPGMVTVWLAISYKGCQ, from the coding sequence ATGAATGATGTGATAAACATTTTTGAAAATATACCTGATGATATTCCCCAAGAACTGTTTCATGAAATAGTGAAATCAAACAGCCTTAAAGTCGAACGCATTGTTTCCAGGGGACACTCGTCGCCCATTAATCAATGGTATGACCAGGAGGAAAATGAATGGGTCATTTTGCTTAAAGGAAGCGCCGGATTGCTATTTGAAGGGGATGATAAAGCGATTGTTTTAACACCCGGGGATTATATTCTTATTCCATCACATACAAAACACCGGGTGGAATGGACCGATCCGGGCATGGTAACGGTATGGTTGGCAATTTCTTACAAAGGTTGCCAATAG
- a CDS encoding DUF4079 family protein codes for MFLIHPIFESVGILIALYVMKLGISRFRMAHLKKKIRFNWKQHVRFGIIATTIMLVGFLVGLYIVKTNWYGLFITGVHAKIGFLMIPLILFAIFSGIYMDRKKKKRTILPVIHAIFNTVLLFLALWQIYTGVGVYRTYVLGL; via the coding sequence ATGTTTCTTATCCATCCAATATTTGAATCTGTGGGTATTTTAATCGCCCTTTATGTGATGAAGCTTGGAATTTCACGATTCCGCATGGCCCACTTGAAAAAAAAGATTCGCTTTAATTGGAAACAGCATGTTCGTTTTGGCATAATAGCAACCACCATCATGCTGGTTGGATTTTTGGTTGGATTATACATTGTGAAAACAAACTGGTATGGCCTGTTCATTACCGGTGTCCATGCTAAAATAGGATTTTTGATGATCCCCCTTATTCTGTTTGCCATCTTCTCCGGTATTTATATGGACAGAAAGAAAAAAAAGCGAACCATTCTCCCTGTTATTCATGCGATATTCAATACAGTACTGCTATTCCTGGCTTTATGGCAGATTTATACGGGGGTGGGTGTTTACCGGACATATGTATTGGGCCTTTAG
- a CDS encoding tautomerase family protein — protein MPHIIVKLYPGRSEQQKKQLTDVIVKDVVTIAKCEEKSVSVAFEEIEPDDWTEKVYQPDILDNHDRLYKKPGYNPFK, from the coding sequence ATGCCCCATATCATTGTGAAACTCTATCCGGGGAGATCAGAGCAACAAAAAAAACAACTCACAGATGTAATCGTCAAGGATGTGGTCACCATCGCAAAGTGCGAGGAAAAATCGGTGTCTGTGGCTTTCGAGGAAATCGAACCCGACGACTGGACTGAAAAGGTTTATCAACCAGACATTCTTGATAACCATGACAGGTTATATAAGAAACCGGGTTATAACCCTTTCAAATGA
- a CDS encoding CGGC domain-containing protein — MEQKTKIGIIICDRYRRCAGGKCLRSLRNREGAFSRYKGIEVELVGYTTCDGCPGGNVEYAVEEMKGNGAQAIHLATGLVVGYPPCPHITYFSNFIIKKYGLEVVYGTHPIPQKYLNMHDQLGTWDDAEWQKIIQPTLGDKETRLAYN, encoded by the coding sequence ATGGAACAAAAAACAAAAATTGGAATCATCATCTGTGACCGTTATCGCAGGTGTGCAGGGGGAAAATGTTTAAGATCATTGCGAAACAGAGAAGGTGCGTTTAGCAGGTATAAGGGTATAGAAGTTGAACTTGTGGGGTACACCACTTGCGACGGCTGCCCTGGCGGCAATGTTGAATATGCAGTGGAAGAGATGAAGGGAAACGGAGCCCAGGCGATACATCTTGCTACCGGACTGGTGGTGGGGTATCCCCCATGTCCCCATATCACCTATTTTAGTAACTTCATCATTAAAAAATACGGCCTCGAAGTGGTTTACGGTACCCATCCCATTCCTCAAAAATACCTCAATATGCATGATCAGCTGGGAACGTGGGATGATGCCGAATGGCAAAAAATTATTCAACCCACCTTAGGGGATAAAGAAACTCGATTGGCTTATAATTAA
- a CDS encoding molybdopterin-dependent oxidoreductase, which yields MKQVSTVCARDCYDTCSLKITLGKAEQILSITGDPTNPITQGFTCPRGAKDHIRLHHNRVENPSLRNGDHFEKDSWEQALDVVSQKLRETIERYGSESVLYLDYAGNMGLLTTIFPKRLWNSIGATQTNWALCSKSGHDALSLHYGDSYGIKPIEILNMNLVVFWGFNAAVSSPHMWALAKKARKERGAQIIVIDPRESKTAKSADLWIQPMPGTDVALAYGVMNHLIQNGYMDRKFIKEWTHGFEHLTAEAGKWTPDRVQQITGVSWRYIEQLGDAYGSLTPSTTMIGIGLQKCDQGADQVRAVSFIPALLGLHRGFFYSNESSFSVDEPLISGQALAAKTSKIVSQVALADLVKSGKFKFIYISCMNPAITLPNQHAFREGISRPDIFTVVHETHWTKTTQYADVVLPASTYLEKEDLTIPYGHNYVQYSSRVVRPITNSRSEVWVMRKIAERLGLKEEWLYEEPWVSVESALESALEEGTFQPLKSGKMLTLKTKPKNNYSTPSGKIELYSSIAAENGLNPLPIQTPLCIEKGKFIMLNSATAKYTSTQFQEVYGAIPARVVINSKDAKRQGIKEGHIVTIANERGQVQAKATVSDTLPERVVWCPRQLEGLTGKPLNGLIGSTPQEIGGGPRFNSTIVTVTGH from the coding sequence ATGAAACAGGTTTCGACTGTATGCGCTCGGGACTGTTATGACACTTGTTCATTAAAAATCACCCTTGGAAAGGCAGAACAGATTTTATCCATAACAGGTGACCCGACGAATCCAATCACACAGGGTTTTACCTGCCCCAGGGGGGCCAAGGATCATATCCGGCTTCATCACAATAGAGTTGAAAATCCTTCCCTTCGTAACGGAGATCACTTTGAGAAGGATAGCTGGGAACAAGCTCTGGATGTAGTATCGCAGAAACTCCGTGAAACCATTGAAAGATATGGTTCGGAGTCTGTGTTATATCTGGATTACGCTGGAAACATGGGGTTGTTAACCACAATATTCCCTAAAAGACTGTGGAATAGTATTGGCGCTACGCAAACGAATTGGGCTTTATGCAGCAAATCCGGACATGATGCACTGTCTTTGCACTATGGCGACAGCTATGGCATAAAGCCTATCGAGATCCTCAACATGAATCTTGTCGTGTTCTGGGGCTTTAACGCCGCCGTGAGTTCACCGCACATGTGGGCCCTGGCAAAAAAGGCCCGCAAAGAACGGGGCGCTCAAATTATTGTTATTGATCCAAGAGAAAGCAAAACTGCCAAAAGCGCCGATCTTTGGATTCAACCGATGCCTGGAACTGACGTTGCCTTGGCCTATGGAGTCATGAATCATTTGATCCAAAACGGCTACATGGATCGAAAGTTTATTAAGGAATGGACTCATGGTTTTGAACATTTAACAGCGGAAGCCGGCAAGTGGACTCCGGACAGGGTACAACAAATCACTGGAGTTTCCTGGAGGTATATTGAGCAGTTGGGCGACGCATATGGCAGTTTGACACCCAGCACAACCATGATAGGTATCGGTTTGCAAAAATGCGACCAGGGCGCCGACCAAGTTCGGGCTGTATCATTCATTCCAGCGCTTCTCGGTTTACACCGGGGATTTTTTTACAGCAATGAAAGTTCCTTTTCAGTTGATGAACCACTCATTTCCGGTCAAGCTCTCGCCGCTAAAACCTCTAAAATTGTAAGCCAAGTCGCTCTTGCCGATCTGGTAAAAAGTGGCAAGTTCAAGTTTATATATATCAGTTGCATGAATCCAGCCATAACGCTTCCCAATCAGCATGCCTTCAGAGAAGGAATATCACGACCAGATATTTTTACTGTTGTTCACGAAACGCATTGGACAAAAACGACGCAATACGCAGACGTTGTTCTCCCCGCATCAACCTATTTAGAAAAAGAAGACCTGACCATTCCTTACGGACATAACTACGTCCAATATTCATCAAGAGTCGTCCGCCCGATCACCAACAGCCGAAGCGAAGTATGGGTCATGCGAAAAATTGCTGAGCGACTTGGTTTGAAGGAAGAATGGCTGTATGAAGAGCCCTGGGTTTCTGTGGAGTCGGCTCTTGAGAGTGCTTTGGAGGAAGGGACTTTCCAACCCCTAAAATCCGGAAAGATGCTAACACTCAAGACGAAACCAAAGAATAATTATTCGACTCCATCAGGAAAGATTGAGTTGTATTCTTCAATCGCTGCGGAAAATGGTTTGAATCCCCTGCCCATACAAACTCCGCTGTGTATTGAGAAGGGCAAGTTCATCATGCTGAACAGCGCCACAGCAAAATATACCAGTACACAGTTTCAAGAGGTTTATGGTGCAATCCCTGCCAGGGTGGTAATAAACTCCAAAGATGCGAAGCGGCAAGGTATAAAGGAGGGCCATATCGTTACCATCGCAAATGAACGGGGGCAAGTTCAGGCAAAAGCGACTGTTTCTGACACCCTTCCTGAGAGGGTGGTGTGGTGCCCGAGGCAATTAGAAGGATTGACGGGAAAGCCACTGAACGGTTTGATTGGCAGCACCCCTCAAGAAATTGGTGGCGGGCCAAGATTTAATTCAACAATTGTTACTGTTACCGGGCATTAA
- a CDS encoding prolipoprotein diacylglyceryl transferase: MCPIVYISVVSNYTVQIPIYNLWIGIGLIAGFWGFDLYTKNENKHYIDHVFYYLAASILIGFILSNRVDEILLTRKISSAFDFSRFTGITVMPGLMFGVITLLALLKINNYPLLYTLNLICPFVCLAHGFGRIGCFFAGCCFGTPTALPIGILFPSDSPASLKLGPNTPVHPTQIYSSIFLFILFFILIIYIRVNYRLCFYLYAYGIFRFFIEYLRGDYRGEFSGLDYFSPAQIFSVVFVIIAIILYLKTKQPFQSNLKETQCLAQGHPEQR; the protein is encoded by the coding sequence ATGTGCCCCATAGTATATATATCGGTTGTTTCTAATTATACCGTACAAATTCCAATATACAATTTATGGATAGGGATCGGATTGATTGCCGGTTTTTGGGGATTTGACCTGTACACAAAAAATGAAAACAAACACTATATTGATCATGTATTTTATTATTTAGCAGCTTCAATCCTTATCGGCTTTATTTTAAGTAACCGGGTGGATGAGATATTATTAACCAGAAAAATTTCCAGTGCTTTTGACTTTAGTCGATTTACCGGTATTACGGTAATGCCTGGATTAATGTTTGGAGTTATAACCTTACTTGCTTTATTGAAAATAAACAACTACCCGTTACTGTATACACTCAATCTGATCTGTCCTTTTGTATGTCTGGCACATGGTTTCGGTAGAATCGGTTGTTTTTTTGCAGGCTGTTGTTTCGGCACCCCTACAGCCTTGCCCATTGGTATCCTATTCCCCTCAGACAGCCCGGCATCATTAAAGCTCGGGCCGAATACCCCTGTACACCCGACACAAATATACTCTTCTATCTTCTTGTTTATCTTGTTTTTTATATTGATTATTTATATTCGAGTTAACTACAGATTATGTTTTTATTTATATGCGTATGGAATTTTCAGGTTTTTTATTGAATATCTTAGAGGTGATTACCGAGGAGAATTCTCGGGTTTAGATTATTTTTCACCTGCCCAAATATTTTCAGTTGTGTTTGTTATAATCGCAATCATTTTATATCTGAAAACAAAACAACCCTTTCAGTCAAATCTTAAAGAAACCCAATGCCTTGCTCAAGGTCACCCTGAGCAAAGGTGA
- a CDS encoding fumarylacetoacetate hydrolase family protein, whose product MHIIRFIDENDSVCFGQQYADNTAVLLDGPLYDGIKPTKHKTGVKKLLAPVDPAAILCIGLNYHQHAQETGAKLPRHPVLFMKNPAALNHPGDPIIIPSLCLDPLEVDYEVELAVVMGKVAKNVPADKALDFVLGYTIANDVSARRWQKKAGGGQWVLGKSFDTFCPLGPKLVTADEIPDPQTLQIKCVLNGKVMQNTNTADMIFSVAEIIEFLSSVMTLLPGTVILTGTPSGVGFVRNPPVFLKPGDTVKLTIDKIGTLSNPVA is encoded by the coding sequence ATGCATATCATACGTTTTATCGATGAAAACGATTCGGTTTGTTTTGGGCAACAATACGCAGATAATACTGCCGTTTTGCTTGATGGTCCTTTGTATGACGGTATTAAACCAACGAAACACAAGACAGGCGTAAAAAAATTGCTGGCACCGGTTGACCCGGCTGCCATTCTTTGCATTGGCCTGAACTATCACCAGCATGCACAGGAGACAGGCGCCAAGCTTCCCAGGCATCCCGTACTATTTATGAAAAATCCGGCAGCGCTCAACCATCCGGGCGATCCGATAATCATACCTTCTTTGTGTCTTGATCCTTTGGAGGTTGATTATGAGGTTGAGCTGGCTGTGGTTATGGGAAAGGTAGCCAAGAACGTTCCTGCAGATAAGGCCCTGGATTTTGTTCTGGGATACACAATTGCAAACGATGTTTCTGCCAGGCGATGGCAAAAAAAGGCCGGCGGAGGGCAATGGGTTTTAGGTAAAAGCTTTGATACCTTCTGTCCTTTGGGGCCTAAACTGGTTACCGCAGATGAAATTCCTGACCCCCAAACCCTGCAAATAAAATGTGTTTTAAATGGAAAGGTCATGCAGAATACAAACACTGCGGATATGATTTTTTCAGTGGCCGAAATTATTGAGTTTTTATCATCTGTCATGACACTTTTGCCGGGAACGGTGATATTGACCGGCACACCCAGCGGCGTCGGATTTGTTCGCAACCCCCCGGTTTTTCTAAAGCCCGGCGATACGGTTAAACTGACTATTGATAAAATAGGCACCCTATCCAATCCGGTAGCATGA
- a CDS encoding DUF456 domain-containing protein — translation MTITLITLGILCAIGGIVGCILPVIPGPALSFVSLIILSYAKNWQAFSTAFLVTMGVLTLLLSILDYAVPVFGAKKFGASKFGVWGSIIGMLVGFVFFPPLGIFIGAFFGALAGELFAGKDSKKALRAGWGSFIGNIAAIGIKLAFAGIVAFFYIKALF, via the coding sequence TTGACGATCACCTTAATTACCCTTGGAATTCTTTGTGCCATTGGCGGCATCGTCGGTTGCATCCTTCCGGTGATTCCAGGACCTGCGCTCAGTTTTGTGTCTTTGATTATCTTATCGTATGCCAAAAACTGGCAGGCGTTTAGCACCGCTTTTCTGGTAACAATGGGTGTGCTGACTCTTTTGCTGTCGATTTTGGACTATGCCGTTCCAGTATTTGGCGCAAAAAAATTCGGCGCTTCAAAATTCGGCGTCTGGGGATCTATAATCGGCATGCTGGTGGGGTTTGTTTTTTTCCCGCCTTTGGGAATTTTCATCGGTGCATTTTTCGGTGCCTTGGCCGGAGAATTATTTGCCGGAAAGGACAGTAAAAAAGCGCTGCGAGCAGGCTGGGGCAGCTTTATCGGAAACATAGCAGCTATAGGAATTAAGCTTGCTTTTGCCGGTATTGTCGCTTTCTTTTATATCAAAGCGCTATTCTGA